In Arachis stenosperma cultivar V10309 chromosome 1, arast.V10309.gnm1.PFL2, whole genome shotgun sequence, one DNA window encodes the following:
- the LOC130967228 gene encoding serine/arginine-rich splicing factor SR45a-like, whose translation MSYSRRSRYSPSPSPSPYKGYSRYSRSLSRSLSRSRSRSRSHSRSVSSDAENPGNNLYVTGLSPRITKRELEKHFAAEGKVIDVHLVVDPWTRESRGFGFVTMANLEDADRCVKYLNRSVLEGRVITVEKARRRRGRTPTPGRYLGLRTIRARRRSRSPSYSSRRSPSYSPYRRSYSRSPYSPDRSRSPSYSPDYRRRRSYSPDYRRRRSYSPYYYSRRRSPYSPYYSRRRSYSRYDRYERRRSYSRSQSPYSRSPVSYRDRSYSPYDSRYDSPNDRYYRRHHNRSVSPSVSPPPRRRSRRSYSRSVTPVRMRSCSRSISPRRSRRSYSRSVSPPRKSSGRSHSRSSKRSGGYSKRSRSPSPSVSASSRSFSRSNTPGSASPST comes from the exons ATGTCTTACTCAAGGAGATCAAG GtattctccttctccttccccATCCCCATACAAGGGGTACAGCAGGTACAGCAGGTCCTTATCCAGGTCTCTTTCAAGGTCAAGATCAAGATCGAGAAGCCATTCAAG GAGCGTCTCAAGTGATGCAGAAAATCCTGGAAATAACTTGTATGTGACTGGATTATCTCCTAGGATCACCAAGAGAGAACTGGAGAAGCATTTTGCAGCTGAAGGAAAG GTCATAGATGTACATCTTGTAGTTGATCCGTGGACAAGAGAATCACGTGGGTTTGGCTTTGTGACAATGGCAAATCTTGAGGATGCTGATCGGTGTGTGAAATATTTAAACCGCTCTGTACTTGAAGGGCGTGTAATCACAGTGGAGAAG GCCAGAAGGCGACGTGGCCGGACCCCAACGCCTGGAAGATATCTCGGGCTAAGGACTATTCGAG CACGCCGTCGCTCACGCTCCCCAAGCTACTCTTCTAGGCGCTCTCCTAGCTATTCCCCCTACCGAAGAAGCTATAGTCGTTCGCCATATTCTCCGGATCGTAGTAGGAGTCCCTCTTATTCTCCTGACTATCGCCGTAGAAGGTCTTACTCTCCTGACTACCGGCGAAGGAGGTCTTACTCTCCATATTACTACAGTCGACGCAGGTCCCCATATTCTCCATATTATAGTCGTCGCAGGTCGTATTCGCGATATGATCGTTACGAGCGGCGGAGGTCATATTCGCGGTCTCAATCCCCATACAGCAGGTCACCTGTCAGTTATCGTGACAGATCATACTCTCCCTACGACTCAAGGTATGACTCGCCTAATGATCGCTATTACAGAAGGCACCACAACAGGTCAGTTTCTCCAAGTGTCTCCCCTCCCCCAAGGCGAAGGTCGAGGAGAAGCTACTCGCGGAGTGTCACTCCTGTTCGAATGAGGAGCTGCTCTCGAAGCATCTCTCCCCGACGCAGCAGGAGGAGCTACTCACGAAGTGTTTCTCCACCAAGGAAAAGTTCTGGGAGGAGCCATTCAAGAAGCTCTAAAAGGAGTGGTGGTTATTCCAAACGTAGTAGGAGCCCAAGTCCAAGTGTGAGTGCAAGTTCAAGATCATTTTCAAGGTCCAACACTCCTGGATCTGCTTCTCCTTCAACTTAG